TATTCATTACAATATTCTTTGGCAAAATAAGGATAGCTACTCGGATGCAATCTCATCCCAAAGGCAATTAAGCTACCCACTTTATTTTTGGCGGTTAGAAAGATTGCAAAACACAAATACAACAACAAATAAATTTCCGCTCACACTCGCAGCTCTCACTTTGCCGATTGGCTCTCTGCTTATTTTTCTAGCATTCACCCTTTTCAGAGATCAAAAAAAGATATTAGCTGAAGCAAATGACCGAGCTAATTTTGCCGCCAGCATTTCTCATGAACTAAGAACACCCCTAACAAATCTCCAACTTTACGCAGATTTAATACGGAATAAAATTACTAAAGATACAGAACAACAACAAGAACTCAGCAATGAAAGCACAAAAGAAATCTCAAAATATACTGAAATCATTGCTTCAGAGACAACCCGCCTCTCAGAAATGGTCAATAATGCTCTTACAATTGCCAAAGGAAATCACCCAACGATCCGCAAAAAAGTAAAAGCCATCCCTGATCATATAATTGAAGAAACCGTAACTCGCCTAACACCATTACTAAAAGATCAAATCAATAATTTATCCTTTAATTTAGATACACCAAACGAAGTCAAAATTGATAGAAGTGCTCTAGAGCAAATCCTTGTAAATCTACTTGATAATGCAAGGAAATATGCCGCTGATAACAACATTCGCATTTCTTCAAAAATCGAAGGCCAGCTATTGATCTTAACTGTAAGAGATTGGGGACCTTCATTTAGCAAAGGCACATCCAGATCAATTTTCAAGCCTTTTTCCCAAAGTCAAAAAGGCGATGCCAAAAGAGATGGATTTGGTTTAGGGCTAGCTGTCTGCGAACAATTAGCAAAAGAAAATGATGGCACCGTAAAGGCTGAACAAGCCAACCCAGGCGCTAGATTCATCGTCACCCTAAAAATTAAACAAATAAATCAAGAAGATAAAAATAAGTGAGAAAAAATGAACATACTTATAGCCGAAGATGATGTCCATTTAAGAGAAGGTTTGAATGACTTATTCAGCCAAGAAGGATACAATTGCGCTCTCACTCAAGATGGTGAAGAAGCACTAAGCCAATTCAAAGAAAATCGCCCAGACTTTTGTATTTTTGATGTGATGATGCCAAAAATGGATGGCTTTGAATTATGCCGAAAGGTAAGAGCTCTTGATGATCATATCCCCATCATTCTCCTAACTGCAAAAGGAGATGAAGTCGACAGAGTAGTCGGCTTAGAACTCGGAGCTGATGATTATATCGCCAAACCCTTTGGGTCACGTGAGCTCATTGCCAGAGTAAAAGCCATAACAAGACGGGCAACAAACTCTTCGAAACAAAAAACAAAACAACAAACTCCGTTTGTAATGGATCATCTCACAGTTGACCCAAAATCTCTAAGAGCAACAAACGGCGACAAAATCATCCAACTAACTATGCGCGAGTTAAAAGTATTGGAAATGCTCTATGAAAATAAAGGCAAAGTGCTCTCTCGCCTTGAGTTATTTGAAGAATGCTGGGGACGGCGCTACATGGCAAACAGTAGAGCCCTAGATCAATTCATATCCCAACTCAGACAAAAAATAGAACTCGACCAATCAAACCCCAAAATAATCAGAACCGTCCATGGTGTTGGATATCGATATGAAAATTAAAAATAAAAAACGGAAAACTAAAGCTGCGCAAAAAGAGCAGCATACTTGAACACGAAAGAAGGAGTACTGCCCTCCCCCAGAGCAGTAGGACATGACGCTGCCAAGCGTCAGACGCGTTGCACCCCGCCCTCGCAGGCCCAAGCGCGTCTAGCAGCGCGGTTGCTTCAGAGCCGGTTGCTAGTGGGTAACTGAAGGCAAAATAAAAGGTTCAACCTGAAGCGCCACTAAAAAAAAATAGCCGTGAGAGAGAGAAAGTCTTAATCAAACAAAGCGTCAATTTCGTCTTGAACATCATCCGCCAATTCTTCTTCGG
The sequence above is a segment of the Hyphomicrobiales bacterium 4NK60-0047b genome. Coding sequences within it:
- a CDS encoding response regulator transcription factor, which gives rise to MNILIAEDDVHLREGLNDLFSQEGYNCALTQDGEEALSQFKENRPDFCIFDVMMPKMDGFELCRKVRALDDHIPIILLTAKGDEVDRVVGLELGADDYIAKPFGSRELIARVKAITRRATNSSKQKTKQQTPFVMDHLTVDPKSLRATNGDKIIQLTMRELKVLEMLYENKGKVLSRLELFEECWGRRYMANSRALDQFISQLRQKIELDQSNPKIIRTVHGVGYRYEN
- a CDS encoding ATP-binding protein produces the protein MNQRHKLGYLLTALVGLPIFALGLIGLHALNTDLRTYQLQESKEANLELTRLDKQITSYLKDYQKSFKTNIETVHEQGAWALRCTFQESCPQKLSNRFILIVSFDRFGDQIYPPKETTGQLYSEMGKLRKIASSLSTAKESLSRLPLLDRKNGVWSNYLTPKGHNLLYCWLGRKNFTYCAAIDRAAIIDELGVFLTSIANDQTQNHIRLLDIHYNILWQNKDSYSDAISSQRQLSYPLYFWRLERLQNTNTTTNKFPLTLAALTLPIGSLLIFLAFTLFRDQKKILAEANDRANFAASISHELRTPLTNLQLYADLIRNKITKDTEQQQELSNESTKEISKYTEIIASETTRLSEMVNNALTIAKGNHPTIRKKVKAIPDHIIEETVTRLTPLLKDQINNLSFNLDTPNEVKIDRSALEQILVNLLDNARKYAADNNIRISSKIEGQLLILTVRDWGPSFSKGTSRSIFKPFSQSQKGDAKRDGFGLGLAVCEQLAKENDGTVKAEQANPGARFIVTLKIKQINQEDKNK